TCAAGAAATGTAACACAAACATCCTTGTTTGTGAAAAAATCTCAAATGATTGAATTTTGCTTATTCTTTTTGTCTTTAACTCGTCAGGCATTTGCCTAATCAAGTCGAATCTAAAAAATGATTTTTTATTTTGACAAAAAATTTACAGAAAGGAAAAAGAATACAGGATTTAATATGGATGTAAAAAAAATGTCTATTTCAGGAAATATTGCGGATGTTCTAAATTTCAGAATTTTTCCCGGAACATTAACGATTTCCAATGGAAAAATAACAAAAATCCAAAAATCCAATAAGAGATACAATAATTACATCATCCCGGGTTTCATTGATTCCCACATTCACATCGAAAGCTCGATGTTGATTCCTTCCGAATTTGCTCGAATTGCTTCAATTCACGGAACTGTTGCAGTTGTTTCTGATCCGCACGAAATTGCTAATGTGCTGGGAATCGAAGGCGTAAAATTTATGCTGGAAGATGCTAAACGAATTCCGTTCAAATTCTATTTTGGAGCACCTTCCTGCGTTCCGGCAACTATTTTTGAAACTTCCGGAGCAGTTCTGGATGCTGAAAAAGTTGAAGAACTCCTAAAAATGGATGAGATAAAATATCTTTCAGAAGTGATGAATTTTCCGGGTGTAATTTATGACGATCCTGAAGTTCTGCAGAAAATCAAAGCAGCAAAAAAACTTGGGAAACCAATCGATGGACACGCTTCCGAATTAAGCGGAAAGAATCTGGAAAAATACATTGAAGCTGGAATTTTAACGGATCACGAATGTTTTTCATACCAGGAAGCGGAAGAAAAAATAAAATTCGGAATGAAGATTCTCATTCGAGAAGGTTCTGCTGCGAAAAATTTCGAAGAGTTGATCCCGCTCGTTAAAAAATATCCTGAAAAATGTATGTTCTGCAGTGATGACAAACATCCTGATGATCTACTGAAAAGTCATATTAATGAACTTGTGAAACGAGCAATTAGGAAAGGTTTTGATTTGATGGATGTTCTGCGAGTCGCTTGCCTGAATCCGACCAAACATTACGATCTCGAGGTTGGTTTACTCCGAGAAGGTGATGATGCCGATTTCCTGGTGATTGATAATTTGAAAAATTTCAATATACTGAAAACATATATAAAAGGAGAATTAGTTGTAGACAATGGTAGAACTTTAATTCCAAAACAGAACTCGATTATCATCAATAATTTCAAAGCAGAAAAGAAAAGAATCGAAGATTTTATCCTTACTTTCAAAGGAGGAAAGATCAAAGTCATCGAAGCGTTAGACGGACAATTGATTACAAATTCGCTGATAGAAACTCCTAAAATAAACAATGATAATATAGTTTCGGATGTGGAAAGAGATATTCTGAAAATAACAGTGGTGAATCGTTATCAAAATACAAAACCGGCAATCGGCTTTATCAGGAATTTCGGTTTGCAGAAAGGAGCGATCGCTTCCAGTGTTGCTCACGATTCGCACAATATTATTGCAGTTGGAACTTCCGATCAATTGCTCCAAAAAGCAGTAAACTTGATCATCGAAAATAAAGGCGGAATTTGCGCAGTTTCAGAAAATGAAGAAATGATCTTACCTTTACCCATTGCTGGAATCATTTCTGATATGGATTATGAAATCGTTGCTGTAAAGTATTCTCAACTGGATAAGAAAGCAAAGGATTTCGGCTCAGAACTCTCATCACCATTTATGACTTTATCGTTTATGGCATTGCTCGTGATCCCGAAGTTGAAGTTGAGCGATAAAGGATTGTTTGATGGGGAGAAGTTTGAGTTTGTAGATGTAGCACATTTTTGAAAAATGTGAAAAGTGTAACTCGACTTTGCAAGTCGAGAAATTGTATAAATATATTTTGACTTTTCGGAATACATAGGATAAATAATTTACCATCGTGACGATGGCGATACTGAAAGGAAGGAATAATGAATAATTTCCAAGGATTTTCCAAAGACTCAATAAAGTTTTATGAAGATTTGACAAACAACAATTCCAAAGAATGGTTCGCAGATCACAAATCAGATTACGAAGAATTTGTGATGAAACCTGCTCGCAGTTTTGTTATTGATC
The Candidatus Cloacimonadota bacterium genome window above contains:
- the ade gene encoding adenine deaminase; translated protein: MSISGNIADVLNFRIFPGTLTISNGKITKIQKSNKRYNNYIIPGFIDSHIHIESSMLIPSEFARIASIHGTVAVVSDPHEIANVLGIEGVKFMLEDAKRIPFKFYFGAPSCVPATIFETSGAVLDAEKVEELLKMDEIKYLSEVMNFPGVIYDDPEVLQKIKAAKKLGKPIDGHASELSGKNLEKYIEAGILTDHECFSYQEAEEKIKFGMKILIREGSAAKNFEELIPLVKKYPEKCMFCSDDKHPDDLLKSHINELVKRAIRKGFDLMDVLRVACLNPTKHYDLEVGLLREGDDADFLVIDNLKNFNILKTYIKGELVVDNGRTLIPKQNSIIINNFKAEKKRIEDFILTFKGGKIKVIEALDGQLITNSLIETPKINNDNIVSDVERDILKITVVNRYQNTKPAIGFIRNFGLQKGAIASSVAHDSHNIIAVGTSDQLLQKAVNLIIENKGGICAVSENEEMILPLPIAGIISDMDYEIVAVKYSQLDKKAKDFGSELSSPFMTLSFMALLVIPKLKLSDKGLFDGEKFEFVDVAHF